In a single window of the Streptomyces cinnabarinus genome:
- a CDS encoding biotin-dependent carboxyltransferase family protein, with product MTDRALAVVRAGALTTVQDLGRPGHAHLGVPRSGALDGPAAALANRLVGNAPEAAVLETTLNGVAVRPRSTVTAAVTGAPCAVTVDGRPVAWGGPVRVPAGAVLDIGAARSGIRSYVAFGGGVTVDPVLGSRSTDLLSGLGPAPLADGTVLPLGAPIALHARVDLAPQPSPPAELVLRVTLGPRDDWFTPEVVRTFTSRTYQVSPASNRIGLRTQGPALERAVPGELPSEGMVLGAVQVPPDGRPVVFLADHPTTGGYPVIAVVRAGDLPAAAQAVPGTPVRFTAVRRN from the coding sequence GACCGACCGCGCCCTGGCCGTCGTACGCGCGGGGGCCCTCACCACCGTCCAGGACCTCGGCCGCCCCGGCCACGCCCACCTCGGCGTGCCCCGCTCCGGCGCGCTCGACGGGCCCGCCGCGGCCCTGGCGAACCGGCTGGTGGGCAACGCGCCCGAGGCGGCGGTGCTGGAGACCACGCTCAACGGCGTCGCCGTACGCCCGCGTTCGACGGTCACCGCGGCCGTCACGGGAGCCCCCTGCGCGGTCACGGTGGACGGCCGCCCGGTCGCCTGGGGCGGGCCGGTGCGCGTGCCCGCCGGAGCCGTACTGGACATCGGCGCCGCCCGCTCCGGCATCCGCAGCTACGTGGCCTTCGGCGGCGGTGTCACCGTGGACCCGGTCCTCGGCAGCCGCTCCACGGACCTGCTGTCCGGCCTGGGCCCCGCGCCGCTGGCGGACGGCACGGTGCTGCCCCTCGGCGCGCCGATCGCCCTCCACGCGCGCGTGGACCTGGCCCCCCAGCCGTCCCCGCCCGCGGAACTGGTCCTGCGGGTGACCCTCGGCCCCCGCGACGACTGGTTCACGCCCGAGGTCGTCAGGACCTTCACCTCACGCACGTACCAGGTCTCCCCCGCGAGCAACCGCATCGGCCTGCGCACCCAGGGCCCCGCGCTGGAGCGGGCCGTCCCCGGCGAGCTCCCCAGCGAGGGCATGGTGCTGGGCGCGGTCCAGGTCCCTCCGGACGGCCGGCCGGTGGTGTTCCTGGCGGACCACCCGACCACGGGGGGCTACCCGGTGATCGCGGTGGTCCGGGCCGGGGATCTGCCGGCCGCGGCGCAGGCCGTGCCCGGGACGCCGGTCCGCTTCACAGCGGTGCGACGGAACTGA